A region from the uncultured Stenotrophomonas sp. genome encodes:
- a CDS encoding Outer membrane protein, whose translation MSINKLLIAMTLGLALAACSKQEAAQDAAAAANEAATDAQVAADQAAAETADAAQAAADTAATAADAAGEAAADAAAATTDAAADAAADAAQAAGDVAEQAKDAAEEAKK comes from the coding sequence ATGAGCATCAACAAGCTGCTGATCGCGATGACCCTGGGCCTGGCCCTGGCCGCCTGCTCGAAGCAGGAAGCTGCCCAGGACGCCGCTGCTGCTGCCAACGAAGCCGCCACCGACGCCCAGGTTGCCGCCGACCAGGCCGCTGCCGAAACCGCCGACGCTGCCCAGGCCGCTGCCGACACCGCCGCCACCGCTGCTGACGCCGCCGGCGAAGCCGCTGCCGACGCCGCTGCCGCCACCACCGACGCTGCTGCCGACGCCGCCGCCGACGCTGCCCAGGCTGCTGGCGACGTTGCCGAGCAGGCCAAGGACGCCGCCGAAGAAGCCAAGAAGTAA
- the aroA gene encoding 3-phosphoshikimate 1-carboxyvinyltransferase — MTQPHWIASKGQALQGTLDIPGDKSVSHRAVMFAALADGVSRIDGFLEGEDTRATAAIFARMGVRFETPSPSQRIVHGVGVDGLKAPDGELDCGNAGTGMRLLAGLLAAQSFDSVLVGDESLSKRPMRRVTGPLAQMGARIDTQAEGTPPLHIHGGSQLHGIHYELPVASAQVKSAVLLAGLYAQGETSVVEPHPTRDYTERMLRAFGVDIDFAPGRARLRGGQRLRATDIAVPADFSSAAFFIVAASIIPGSQLRLRSVGLNPRRTGLLAALRLMGADISEENHSEHGGEPVADLVVRHARLKGAEIPVDVVPDMIDEFPALFIAAAAAEGPTVVRGAAELRVKESDRLAAMATGLRTLGLRIDETDDGATIHPGALGSGTIESHGDHRIAMAFAVAGQLSNGQVRINDIANVATSFPGFDRLATGAGFALA, encoded by the coding sequence ATGACCCAGCCCCACTGGATCGCAAGCAAAGGCCAAGCGCTGCAAGGCACGCTCGACATCCCCGGCGACAAGTCGGTGTCGCACCGGGCGGTGATGTTCGCTGCGCTGGCCGATGGCGTCTCGCGCATCGACGGTTTCCTCGAAGGCGAGGACACCCGCGCCACCGCGGCGATCTTCGCGCGGATGGGCGTGCGCTTCGAAACCCCGTCGCCCTCGCAGCGCATCGTGCATGGCGTCGGCGTCGATGGCTTGAAGGCGCCCGATGGCGAGCTGGACTGCGGCAACGCCGGCACCGGCATGCGCCTGCTGGCCGGCCTGCTGGCTGCGCAATCGTTCGACAGCGTGCTGGTGGGCGACGAATCGCTGTCCAAACGGCCGATGCGCCGCGTCACTGGCCCGCTGGCACAGATGGGGGCGCGCATCGACACGCAGGCCGAGGGCACGCCGCCGCTGCACATCCACGGCGGCTCGCAACTGCATGGCATCCATTACGAATTGCCGGTCGCCAGCGCGCAGGTGAAGTCTGCGGTGCTGCTGGCCGGCCTGTATGCGCAGGGCGAAACCTCGGTGGTCGAGCCGCACCCGACCCGCGACTACACCGAGCGCATGTTGCGCGCCTTCGGCGTGGATATCGACTTCGCCCCGGGCCGCGCGCGGCTGCGCGGCGGCCAGCGCCTGCGCGCCACCGACATCGCGGTGCCGGCGGATTTCTCCTCGGCCGCGTTCTTCATCGTCGCCGCCAGCATCATCCCCGGCTCGCAACTGCGTCTGCGCTCGGTGGGCCTGAACCCGCGCCGCACCGGCCTGCTGGCCGCGCTGCGGCTGATGGGTGCGGACATCAGCGAGGAAAACCACAGCGAACACGGCGGCGAGCCGGTCGCCGATCTGGTCGTGCGCCATGCACGGCTCAAGGGTGCGGAAATCCCGGTGGACGTGGTGCCGGACATGATCGACGAGTTCCCGGCGCTGTTCATCGCCGCCGCCGCGGCCGAAGGCCCGACCGTGGTGCGCGGCGCGGCCGAGCTGCGGGTCAAAGAATCGGACCGGCTGGCGGCGATGGCCACCGGCCTGCGTACGCTGGGCCTGCGCATCGACGAAACCGACGACGGCGCGACGATCCATCCGGGCGCGCTCGGCAGCGGCACCATCGAAAGCCACGGCGACCACCGCATCGCGATGGCCTTCGCCGTCGCCGGCCAGCTGAGCAATGGACAGGTGCGGATCAACGACATCGCCAACGTGGCGACCTCGTTCCCGGGTTTCGACCGCTTGGCGACCGGAGCCGGGTTCGCGTTGGCCTGA
- the atoB gene encoding Acetyl-CoA acetyltransferase: MSDIVIAAAKRTAIGSFLGQFNGVPTPTLGATAIRAAVEQSGLAAADIEEVIMGCVLPANLGQAPARQAALAAGLPTSAGCTTLNKVCGSGMKAIMLGHDLIKAGSAGIVVAGGMESMSNAPHMLPNSRTGNRYGSFQAVDHMAWDGLTNPYDGQSMGVFAEAAVARFGFTREEQDAYAIESVKRAQAAQANGAFDGEIVPVKVATRKGEVEYAQDEQPGKSDIAKIPALKPAFKKDGSVTAASSSSISDGAAAVVLLSADEAAKRGVQPLARIVAHATFSQEPEWFTTAPIGAIERVLDKAGWQAGDVDLFEINEAFAVVAMAPIRELGIPHAKVNVNGGACALGHPIGASGARLVVTLANALRTRGLKRGIASLCIGGGEATAIAIELI, from the coding sequence ATGTCCGACATCGTCATCGCCGCCGCCAAACGCACCGCCATCGGCTCCTTCCTCGGCCAGTTCAACGGCGTTCCCACCCCCACCCTCGGCGCCACCGCCATCCGTGCGGCCGTGGAGCAGTCCGGCCTCGCCGCCGCCGACATCGAGGAAGTCATCATGGGCTGCGTGCTGCCGGCCAACCTCGGCCAAGCGCCCGCCCGCCAGGCCGCGCTGGCCGCCGGCCTGCCGACCAGCGCCGGCTGCACCACCCTCAACAAGGTCTGCGGCTCCGGCATGAAGGCCATCATGCTCGGCCACGACCTGATCAAGGCCGGTTCGGCCGGCATCGTCGTCGCCGGCGGCATGGAATCCATGTCCAACGCACCGCACATGCTTCCCAACTCGCGCACCGGCAACCGCTACGGCAGCTTCCAGGCGGTGGACCACATGGCGTGGGACGGCCTGACCAACCCCTACGACGGCCAGTCGATGGGCGTGTTCGCCGAAGCCGCCGTGGCCAGATTCGGCTTCACCCGCGAGGAGCAGGACGCCTACGCCATCGAGTCGGTCAAGCGCGCGCAGGCCGCGCAGGCCAATGGCGCGTTCGACGGCGAGATCGTCCCGGTCAAGGTCGCCACCCGCAAGGGCGAGGTCGAATACGCGCAGGACGAACAGCCCGGCAAGTCCGACATCGCCAAGATCCCCGCGCTGAAGCCGGCGTTCAAGAAGGATGGCAGCGTCACCGCCGCCAGTTCCTCCAGCATTTCCGACGGCGCCGCCGCGGTGGTGCTGCTGTCCGCCGACGAGGCCGCCAAGCGCGGTGTGCAGCCACTGGCGCGGATTGTCGCCCACGCCACCTTCTCGCAGGAGCCGGAGTGGTTCACTACCGCCCCGATCGGCGCCATCGAGCGGGTGCTGGACAAGGCCGGCTGGCAGGCCGGCGACGTGGATCTGTTCGAAATCAACGAAGCTTTCGCCGTGGTGGCGATGGCGCCGATCCGCGAACTGGGCATCCCGCACGCGAAGGTCAACGTCAACGGCGGCGCCTGCGCGCTGGGGCATCCGATCGGCGCCTCCGGCGCGCGGCTGGTGGTCACGCTGGCAAACGCCTTGCGCACGCGCGGCCTCAAGCGTGGCATTGCCTCCCTTTGCATCGGCGGCGGCGAAGCAACCGCCATCGCCATCGAATTGATTTGA
- the pheA gene encoding P-protein (Includes: Chorismate mutase; Prephenate dehydratase) produces the protein MAAKPNKPPAKRTRAKAADAVVAPPLLSDVRAKIDEIDRTIQSLIAERARFAHQVGKAKGKLAAAVDYYRPEREAQVLRMVVDRNEGPLSDELLVHVFREIMSACLAQQEPLKIGYLGPEGTFSQQAVLKHFGRSALGLPMATIEEVFQEVEAGNADFGVVPVENSGQGTIQITLDMFLTSNLKICGEVELRVQQYLMSRSGRIEDIERVYAHPQSFMQTSAWLRANLPEAEKIPVTSNAEGARRARNADDAAAIGGESAGHVYGLKKVVTRPIQNDADNTTRFLVVGRRFFPSSGHDRTSVLVFIHDKPGALFDVLSPFARHGISMNRIESRPSHQAKWEYGFFIDLVGHIEDEAMQAALAELEAHSAQIKVLGSYPVAVP, from the coding sequence ATGGCCGCAAAGCCGAACAAGCCCCCCGCCAAGCGCACCCGAGCCAAGGCAGCCGATGCCGTCGTGGCGCCGCCGCTCCTGTCCGACGTGCGTGCCAAGATCGACGAGATCGACCGCACCATCCAGTCGCTGATCGCCGAGCGCGCGCGCTTCGCCCACCAGGTCGGCAAGGCCAAGGGCAAGCTGGCCGCCGCGGTCGACTATTACCGCCCCGAGCGCGAGGCGCAGGTGCTGCGCATGGTGGTGGACCGCAACGAGGGCCCGCTCAGTGACGAGCTGCTGGTGCACGTGTTCCGCGAGATCATGTCCGCCTGCCTGGCGCAGCAGGAGCCGCTGAAGATCGGCTACCTCGGCCCGGAAGGCACCTTCAGCCAGCAGGCCGTGCTCAAGCATTTCGGCCGCTCCGCGCTGGGACTGCCGATGGCGACCATCGAGGAGGTGTTCCAGGAAGTGGAGGCCGGCAATGCCGACTTCGGCGTGGTGCCGGTGGAGAACTCCGGGCAGGGCACCATCCAGATCACGCTGGACATGTTCCTGACCTCCAACCTCAAGATCTGCGGTGAGGTCGAGCTGCGCGTGCAGCAGTACCTGATGTCGCGCAGTGGCCGCATCGAGGACATCGAGCGGGTGTATGCGCACCCGCAGTCGTTCATGCAGACCTCGGCATGGCTGCGCGCCAACCTGCCCGAGGCCGAGAAGATCCCGGTGACCAGCAATGCCGAGGGTGCGCGTCGTGCGCGCAACGCCGACGACGCGGCGGCCATCGGCGGCGAGAGCGCCGGCCACGTCTACGGCCTGAAGAAGGTGGTGACCAGGCCGATCCAGAACGATGCCGACAACACCACCCGCTTCCTCGTGGTCGGCCGCCGCTTCTTCCCGTCCTCAGGCCACGACCGCACCTCGGTGCTGGTGTTCATCCACGACAAGCCGGGCGCGCTGTTCGACGTGCTGAGCCCGTTCGCGCGCCACGGCATCAGCATGAACCGCATCGAGTCGAGGCCCTCGCACCAGGCCAAGTGGGAGTACGGCTTCTTCATCGATCTGGTCGGCCACATCGAGGACGAAGCGATGCAGGCCGCGCTGGCCGAGCTGGAAGCGCACTCGGCGCAGATCAAGGTGCTGGGTTCGTACCCGGTCGCCGTGCCGTAA
- the serC gene encoding 3-phosphoserine/phosphohydroxythreonine aminotransferase (Evidence 2a : Function of homologous gene experimentally demonstrated in an other organism; PubMedId : 10024454, 2682527, 9298646; Product type e : enzyme), with the protein MTRAFNFSAGPATLPEAVLRQAQQEMLEWNGVGASIVEISHRSAEFMAMAAQAEAGLRRLVGIPDDYAVLFLGGGATTQQALIPLNFAAPGQRADYVVSGHWGKTAIKQATPYVDVNVAASGEAGGFRDIPAHAQWQLSPDAAYVHVTANETIHGVEYRAMPNVGGVPLVADFSSSIASEPIDVARYGVIYAGAQKNLGPVGITVVIIRRDLLERSGQPRADIFDYRSHAARDSMLNTPPTWNWYLLGLTVQWMLEQGGVEAFAKLSQAKSSLLYDAIDNSGGFYRNEVAPAARSRMNVPFFLPDAALDARFVAEAKAAGLLALKGHTAVGGIRASLYNAMPLQGVQALVAFMRDFQQRNG; encoded by the coding sequence ATGACGCGCGCATTCAATTTCAGTGCCGGCCCCGCGACGTTGCCGGAAGCGGTCCTGCGCCAGGCGCAGCAGGAAATGTTGGAATGGAACGGTGTCGGCGCGTCGATTGTCGAGATCAGCCACCGCAGCGCCGAGTTCATGGCGATGGCGGCCCAGGCCGAAGCCGGGCTGCGCCGTCTGGTCGGCATTCCCGATGATTACGCGGTGCTGTTCCTCGGCGGTGGCGCGACCACCCAGCAGGCGCTGATCCCGCTGAATTTCGCCGCCCCCGGCCAGCGTGCGGACTACGTGGTCAGCGGCCACTGGGGCAAGACCGCGATCAAGCAGGCCACGCCCTACGTGGACGTGAACGTCGCCGCCAGCGGCGAGGCGGGCGGTTTTCGCGACATCCCCGCGCACGCGCAGTGGCAGCTGTCGCCGGATGCCGCCTATGTGCACGTCACTGCCAACGAAACCATCCATGGTGTTGAATACCGTGCTATGCCGAACGTCGGCGGCGTGCCGCTGGTGGCCGATTTCAGCTCGTCGATCGCCTCCGAGCCGATCGACGTCGCGCGCTACGGTGTGATCTATGCCGGCGCGCAGAAGAACCTCGGTCCGGTCGGCATCACCGTGGTCATCATCCGCCGCGACCTGCTCGAACGCAGCGGCCAGCCGCGCGCGGACATCTTCGACTACCGCTCGCACGCCGCGCGCGACTCCATGCTCAACACGCCGCCGACGTGGAACTGGTACCTGCTCGGGCTGACCGTGCAATGGATGCTGGAACAGGGCGGCGTGGAGGCGTTCGCGAAACTGAGCCAGGCCAAGTCGTCGCTGCTGTACGACGCCATCGACAACTCCGGCGGCTTCTATCGCAACGAGGTGGCGCCGGCGGCGCGCTCGCGGATGAACGTCCCGTTCTTCCTGCCCGACGCCGCGCTGGACGCGCGCTTCGTCGCCGAAGCCAAGGCCGCAGGGCTGCTGGCATTGAAGGGCCACACGGCGGTCGGCGGCATCCGCGCGTCGCTGTACAACGCCATGCCGCTGCAGGGCGTGCAGGCGCTGGTCGCGTTCATGCGCGACTTCCAGCAGCGCAATGGTTGA
- the cspE gene encoding DNA-binding transcriptional repressor (Evidence 2a : Function of homologous gene experimentally demonstrated in an other organism; PubMedId : 10200963, 12071744, 12324471, 20345064, 21083396, 7984109, 8022259, 8844142, 9735283, 9921691; Product type r : regulator), with translation MPNGTVKWFNDAKGFGFISPEDGSADVFAHFSAINSKGFRSLQEGQRVSYDVTQGPKGAQASNITPAE, from the coding sequence ATGCCGAACGGTACCGTCAAGTGGTTCAACGACGCCAAGGGATTTGGCTTCATCTCACCGGAGGACGGCAGCGCCGACGTCTTCGCGCACTTCTCCGCGATCAATTCCAAGGGCTTCCGCAGCCTGCAGGAAGGTCAGCGCGTCAGCTATGACGTGACCCAGGGCCCGAAGGGCGCCCAGGCTTCCAACATCACGCCGGCCGAGTGA
- a CDS encoding putative monooxygenase (Evidence 3 : Function proposed based on presence of conserved amino acid motif, structural feature or limited homology): MNTPRDIAIVGYGTAGQALAVLLTRDGHRVQVFEQAAQPGPVGAGFLLQPSGLQVLWQMGLLPQVLAHGAAVRRLYGDTPCGRAVMDMRYAGLDASLHGVGMQRGALFALLDEAWQARDALHVDSRIAAIDDDLRRVRDRHGRWHGPFDLVVATDGSASGLRAQVRGTRLDRPYPWGALWCLLPQGDWAFGDELRQRYVAARKMIGLLPVGTRPGDDEPRLSFFWSLPRDGFEAWEQAGLAPWLHEIEQMWPEAHQRLRGIDMQAQLARASYRDAVLDRWYRGRLVLAGDAAHSMSPQLGQGVNMALLDAMALRDALRGEAAIDAALARYQAQRQAHVRLYQFWSRWLTPVFQSERDWIARARDLLFKPMGRLPGGRGHMLRVLSGTQHGLFGKLPLAAEFIEALAGRP, translated from the coding sequence ATGAACACGCCACGGGATATCGCCATCGTCGGCTACGGCACCGCCGGGCAGGCGCTGGCGGTGCTGCTGACGCGCGACGGGCACCGCGTGCAGGTATTCGAGCAGGCCGCGCAACCGGGGCCGGTGGGCGCCGGCTTCCTGCTGCAGCCCAGCGGCCTGCAGGTGCTGTGGCAGATGGGCTTGTTGCCGCAGGTGTTGGCGCATGGTGCGGCGGTGCGCCGGTTGTACGGCGATACGCCCTGCGGCCGTGCGGTGATGGACATGCGCTACGCCGGCTTGGACGCGAGCCTGCATGGCGTGGGCATGCAGCGTGGCGCACTGTTCGCGCTGCTCGACGAGGCGTGGCAGGCGCGCGACGCGCTGCACGTGGACAGCCGCATCGCCGCCATCGACGATGACCTGCGGCGCGTGCGGGACCGGCATGGCCGTTGGCACGGGCCGTTCGACCTGGTGGTCGCCACCGACGGTTCCGCCTCCGGCCTGCGTGCGCAGGTGCGCGGCACGCGGCTGGACCGCCCGTATCCGTGGGGTGCGCTGTGGTGCCTGCTGCCACAGGGCGACTGGGCCTTCGGCGACGAACTGCGCCAGCGCTATGTCGCCGCGCGCAAGATGATCGGCCTGCTGCCGGTGGGCACCCGCCCCGGTGACGACGAGCCGCGGCTGAGTTTCTTCTGGAGCCTGCCGCGCGATGGGTTCGAAGCATGGGAACAGGCCGGGTTGGCGCCGTGGCTGCACGAAATCGAGCAGATGTGGCCGGAAGCACACCAACGCCTGCGGGGCATCGACATGCAGGCGCAACTGGCGCGCGCCAGCTACCGCGATGCGGTGCTGGACCGCTGGTATCGCGGCCGGCTGGTGTTGGCCGGTGATGCCGCGCATTCGATGAGCCCACAGCTGGGGCAGGGGGTGAACATGGCCCTGCTCGACGCGATGGCCCTGCGCGATGCGCTGCGCGGTGAGGCGGCCATCGATGCGGCGCTGGCGCGGTATCAGGCGCAGCGGCAGGCGCACGTACGGTTGTACCAGTTCTGGAGCCGCTGGCTGACGCCGGTGTTCCAGTCCGAGCGCGACTGGATCGCCCGTGCGCGCGACCTGCTGTTCAAGCCGATGGGGCGCCTGCCCGGTGGGCGCGGACACATGCTGCGCGTGCTCAGCGGCACCCAGCACGGCCTGTTCGGCAAATTGCCGCTGGCAGCGGAATTCATCGAGGCGCTTGCCGGGCGTCCGTAG
- the sphB gene encoding putative autotransporter subtilisin-like protease (Evidence 3 : Function proposed based on presence of conserved amino acid motif, structural feature or limited homology), protein MIRASRVRNVLAVSLSLALAACGGGGGSKSTPPPAAPPVTPPPSGSTTPQPAVDAHLALTNAKAAQAAGFTGAGIRIGVVDSGVMRNHPALAGRVLANYNYIDPRSNNLAVDDVVGHGTTVAQLAAGAATGNWPGGIAPGAQIVSARIINDERPEDDGSGQGNEVTGALGLASIHDDLIRAGVRIMNNSWGGLYWTRATATAPIAAEYRPFIIDNDGLVVFATGNESRSNPSDMAALPSQPGPNGTLPAADLERGWLAVAALDTANPSQLADYSNACGVAKDYCLVAPGTSAFLGHEATASNLSYYYGSGTSYAAPLVSGAAALVWQAFPYFDNDLVRQTLLGTATDLGAPGSDAVFGYGLLNVGKAVKGPAKFDWGDVTATVNQGGLDSIWGNSISGAGGLMKQGAGALSLSGANTYAGATRIERGTLALRDGGSIRSDVTIVAQADPAQAALQFMGAGTRVTGDVDNGGSVVLLSAAGSGTIDGDYVQRSGAQLLIALGVDALEITGTATLQGGGVLVNGMLAGYVAQDGKRQELIHAGGGVSGRFDVAAKATADAGIALLQADYDYDAHNAWLELQRVSVTGAARAAGLGTRALSSAQRVERAFELLDGDADLRAGTFATGATALQQGGGGFAGLAASLDSLSGKAHASAMAMTFDSIDMNRRALSAQFDRHDALPLQGAAWMRTLGAGGQGGYSGSGYSMGGWMLGRETAVGGNGVLGFAFGETRANAGAALDRSRDRQTQGQLYAGWRLGRAYLLGNAGFGQYQRELDRGLLLGSERAGVQVRYGGRFLSGGVEAGYRFGRGTLALTPYMGADYSRIDNDGFTEQGGYGFGLSVGDWHAGRTRALAGLRGGYRWRALVLGGYAEWQQALSSQGTVPDARFVGVDAWAPLEGLQPVRAGGLFGVSADAWLTGGAQLSLGYDQRFGAAAGNRQWSLRLMRVF, encoded by the coding sequence ATGATCAGAGCATCGCGGGTTCGCAACGTGTTGGCCGTTTCACTGTCGCTGGCCCTGGCCGCGTGCGGTGGCGGGGGCGGCAGCAAGTCCACGCCGCCGCCGGCCGCGCCGCCGGTGACCCCGCCACCCTCCGGTTCCACCACGCCGCAGCCGGCGGTGGACGCGCACCTGGCGCTGACCAACGCCAAGGCCGCGCAGGCGGCCGGCTTCACCGGCGCCGGCATCCGCATCGGCGTGGTCGATTCGGGGGTGATGCGCAACCACCCCGCGCTGGCCGGGCGGGTACTGGCCAACTACAACTACATCGACCCGCGCAGCAACAACCTGGCCGTCGATGACGTGGTCGGCCACGGCACCACGGTGGCGCAGCTGGCGGCCGGCGCGGCGACCGGCAACTGGCCCGGCGGCATCGCTCCCGGCGCGCAGATCGTCTCGGCGCGCATCATCAACGACGAGCGGCCCGAGGACGACGGTTCCGGGCAGGGCAACGAGGTCACCGGCGCGCTCGGACTGGCATCGATCCACGACGACCTGATCCGCGCCGGCGTGCGCATCATGAACAACTCCTGGGGCGGCCTGTACTGGACGCGGGCGACGGCGACCGCGCCAATCGCCGCCGAATACCGGCCCTTCATCATCGACAACGACGGGCTGGTGGTGTTCGCCACCGGCAATGAATCGCGCAGCAACCCCAGCGACATGGCGGCATTGCCGAGCCAGCCGGGGCCGAACGGCACGCTGCCGGCGGCCGACCTGGAGCGCGGCTGGCTGGCGGTGGCGGCGCTGGACACGGCCAACCCCTCACAGCTGGCGGACTACTCCAATGCCTGCGGCGTGGCGAAGGACTATTGCCTGGTGGCGCCGGGGACGTCGGCCTTCCTCGGCCATGAGGCCACCGCATCCAACCTGTCCTATTACTACGGCAGCGGCACCTCCTACGCGGCGCCACTGGTATCCGGCGCGGCGGCGCTGGTGTGGCAGGCCTTCCCCTATTTCGACAACGACCTGGTGCGGCAGACCCTGCTGGGCACGGCCACCGACCTGGGGGCGCCCGGCAGCGATGCGGTGTTCGGCTACGGCCTGCTCAATGTCGGCAAGGCGGTGAAAGGGCCGGCGAAATTCGACTGGGGCGACGTCACCGCCACCGTCAACCAGGGCGGGCTGGATTCGATCTGGGGCAATTCGATCAGCGGCGCAGGTGGCTTGATGAAGCAGGGGGCCGGCGCGCTGTCGCTGTCGGGCGCCAACACCTATGCCGGCGCCACCCGCATCGAGCGCGGCACGCTGGCGCTGCGCGACGGTGGCTCGATCCGCTCGGACGTCACCATCGTGGCCCAGGCCGATCCCGCGCAGGCGGCGTTGCAGTTCATGGGCGCCGGTACCCGGGTGACGGGTGACGTCGACAACGGCGGCAGCGTCGTGCTGCTCAGCGCCGCGGGCAGCGGCACCATCGACGGCGATTACGTTCAGCGCAGCGGCGCGCAACTGCTGATCGCGCTGGGGGTCGATGCGCTGGAGATCACCGGTACGGCGACGCTGCAAGGTGGCGGGGTGCTGGTCAACGGCATGCTGGCCGGCTACGTCGCGCAGGATGGCAAGCGACAGGAACTGATCCATGCCGGGGGCGGCGTCAGCGGTCGGTTCGACGTGGCCGCCAAGGCCACCGCCGATGCCGGCATCGCGCTGCTGCAGGCCGATTACGACTATGACGCGCACAACGCCTGGCTGGAGCTGCAGCGGGTCAGCGTCACCGGCGCGGCGCGGGCGGCCGGGCTCGGCACGCGGGCGTTGTCGTCGGCGCAGCGGGTGGAGCGCGCATTCGAACTGCTCGATGGCGATGCCGACCTGCGGGCGGGCACGTTCGCCACCGGTGCCACAGCCCTGCAACAGGGTGGCGGTGGCTTCGCCGGGTTGGCGGCCAGCCTGGACAGCCTGTCCGGCAAGGCGCATGCATCGGCGATGGCGATGACCTTCGACAGCATCGACATGAACCGCCGCGCGCTGTCGGCGCAGTTCGACCGGCACGATGCCCTGCCGCTGCAGGGGGCGGCATGGATGCGCACGCTGGGTGCGGGCGGGCAGGGCGGGTATTCGGGCAGCGGTTACAGCATGGGCGGCTGGATGCTGGGCCGCGAGACGGCAGTGGGTGGCAATGGCGTACTTGGCTTCGCCTTCGGTGAAACCCGGGCCAACGCCGGTGCGGCGCTCGACCGCAGTCGCGACCGGCAGACGCAGGGCCAGCTGTATGCCGGCTGGCGGCTGGGCCGGGCCTACCTGCTGGGCAATGCCGGGTTCGGCCAGTACCAGCGCGAGCTGGATCGCGGCCTGCTGCTCGGCAGCGAGCGGGCCGGCGTGCAGGTGCGCTATGGCGGGCGTTTCCTTTCCGGCGGCGTCGAGGCCGGCTATCGCTTCGGCCGCGGCACGCTGGCGCTGACGCCCTACATGGGCGCCGACTACAGCCGCATCGACAACGATGGCTTCACCGAACAAGGTGGCTACGGTTTCGGCCTGAGCGTCGGCGACTGGCATGCCGGCCGCACCCGGGCGTTGGCCGGCCTGCGTGGTGGTTACCGGTGGCGTGCGCTGGTGCTGGGTGGTTACGCCGAATGGCAGCAGGCGTTGTCCAGTCAGGGGACGGTGCCGGATGCCCGCTTCGTCGGCGTCGACGCATGGGCGCCGTTGGAAGGCCTGCAACCGGTACGCGCGGGTGGGCTGTTCGGCGTATCGGCGGACGCATGGCTGACGGGGGGCGCGCAGTTGTCGCTGGGCTACGACCAGCGCTTCGGCGCTGCCGCTGGCAACCGGCAGTGGTCGCTGCGCCTGATGCGGGTTTTCTAG
- a CDS encoding putative outer membrane lipoprotein (Evidence 3 : Function proposed based on presence of conserved amino acid motif, structural feature or limited homology): MKIIAPLLVGGLVLALAGCNKPDMEQARDDAAAAADHAAEAARETGDAAAAAARDAANRAADATQEALDKSGQAVDKAADATANAMDDAKAAANDAAADASAAAADAAQKAAEHAHDAAEEARARADEAKR, translated from the coding sequence ATGAAGATCATTGCCCCGTTGTTGGTTGGCGGCCTGGTACTGGCATTGGCCGGCTGCAACAAGCCCGACATGGAACAGGCCCGCGATGATGCGGCTGCTGCGGCCGACCACGCCGCCGAAGCCGCCCGCGAAACCGGCGATGCCGCAGCGGCCGCGGCCCGCGACGCCGCCAACCGCGCGGCCGATGCCACCCAGGAAGCCCTGGACAAATCCGGGCAGGCAGTGGACAAGGCAGCCGATGCCACCGCCAACGCGATGGATGACGCCAAGGCCGCCGCCAACGATGCCGCGGCCGATGCCAGTGCCGCGGCCGCCGATGCGGCGCAGAAAGCGGCCGAGCACGCCCACGACGCGGCCGAAGAAGCCCGCGCCAGGGCCGACGAAGCCAAACGGTAG